Within Anopheles ziemanni chromosome 2, idAnoZiCoDA_A2_x.2, whole genome shotgun sequence, the genomic segment ACAGCAGCCGAAGTATACAAACAGTGAACTTTGTGCGTCGCAATCGaactgaaagtgaaaaacaaatatgtgtTTTACGATTAATTCGGATTAATTGATCAAACAGTGTTGAAGACCACGAACCAGATCAGTTAGTACGACTATGAGAAGacaacttcgaacaaatagaaaaacaCCATGACGTGAATGTGCCCCTGCGCTTATCGAAACAGAAAAAGACGAAAATCGTAAAGATCTTCTACTAGTCGAGACGCAGCCCTGAACAAGGGAAACAACTTAATTGATAAACAGCGCGCTGTGTTGAGTGTTGTGTTTTGGTCCGCAAACGAATCGTTTAATCAATGTGACCATCAGCGGCAAATGTACGGGAACGGTCGAATGgaacgaaattaaattattggcCCGAAATTCAATTGATCCCTTGGCTCGCAAACCACGGAGATCGACGGTTtctagaaaaaagaaaaccccctaCAGGAGCCAAGTGTTGCGAAACGGACAACAGCGGGTTTCACATAGAGACATCATTGGAGCGCCGAGGTCATCAAAATGGTGATTGTGtaagttgtttgttgtttgttttcggtttttctcTTGCTCGGGATGCAATAAGTGTCTCAAGCGTGCAAGTGTGATCGAAGGAGGATTTCCTGCCTTTAGGCACAAGTTGATTAATGATTGATTGTGGCTGTATCGTTCGTTTATCGCACAGGCAATCGAATGTGATCAGTTCGAACGGCGTCGGAGGAGCTCAGCTGCCGAACATCGACTGGGACATCAACGATCCGAGCGTACCGATTGTGACCGAGGCGGACTATGAGCCGTTCAACGAGTGGAGTGATGGCCACTGCCGGGCGATCTACCGGCCGACCAGCGAGGAAGCAAAGCGACACTCGTCCGGTTGGGCAATGCGCAACACCAACAATCACAACGTGAACATCCTGAAGAAAAGCTGCCTAGGCGTTCTGGTGTGTTCCGCACGCTGTAAGCTCCCGAACGGTGGACAGATTCACCTACGGCCGGCGATCTGTGACAAGGCCCGACGCAAGCAGCAAGGAAAAGCATGCCCCAATAGGTAAGATAATGGTTacgacagttttttttttctatcgaaGAATCGAGAGAAACAGTATAGGGTTTCCGCGAAATAACTCGTAAGACATGTGGACTAAATCGCATTTGTTTCCTCACTCGGTAGAACATGCATTGGAGGAATTCTGGAGATTCTCCCGTGCCGGGGACACTGTGGATACCCGGTTACACACTTCTGGCGACACACACCACACGCGATATTCTTCCAAGCGAAAGGAGTACATGATCATCCGCGTCCAGAGGCCAAGTCCTCCGGAGAGACACGGCGCGTACTGGGACTTGGACGTCGGGAGCGAGTGCTGCGGACGGTACAGTCCAAGATGAACAAGGTAggttaaaacaacaaatggcCCATATGATACCTCAAAGAAATTAGGCTAATCTTTTCGATATCTCCTTCTATTTCAAAAGATAAACGGCATCAAACAGTCAAAGAAGTCAACCAAACAGATGTACACCATCACAAAGACCACGAGCTACAGTTCGATCTCATCGAACGAAATTGGCAAATCGCCAGATTCCTCCTTCGACGAAGGCGGCTACCAGATGGAGTATCTTAATGGATCCAGCGTACCAGGAGGGTGTTCGTACAACTCGGGTCAGCATGCAGCAGCACCAACCTCGACCACGCAACCGTTGCATCAGCAATCCCAAACCCACCAGTATCCCCAGAACGTGGACTATAGCCAGAACTGTTTCTACGACAACTCGAACTTTATCCACCCGGAAGAGATCTTCCAACTGGATCAACCGTTGCGACCGGTGGCTGGAGTTGGTGGCAAGTATCAGCCTCACCAACAGCAACACAACCACCACTCGCTGGGAAGTCCTCCGGTGACCTCCATTTTCGACATGGACGGAGGAGACCATCAGCCACACCAGAACGGGACGCTCTACTACGGAGCCGATGTTAGCGCGGGACGGTACTTCGACTGCGTAAAGTATGAGAGCAGCACCGACACTGACACGGCCAGCCTCACCAGCAGCGGCTGCTCGAGTGTGCTCGATGACATTGCGTACTACGGTGCTGGCGGGCCGCAGGTCGATTATCAGAGCGGCTCCAACAATAACACCCTGGCGCAGCTCGACATGAACAAGCTCGGTCTGCGTGCGTGCGATGGTATTAATTCGTTCTTTATTAGTCAATCGAGTTGCGTGTCACCGACGACTAATGAGCGTAAGACAGTCGCCCCAACCCCACCGGCAGGGTCCACCGTTCCCGGGCCGGCTCAATTGGATGCGTACGGTGGTTCCCCTCCGGCCGGGGTGTGCATGGGCTACGAAAACTATAGTGCGTCCTCCTCGCCAAACTCCTCGCACCTCTACACCGCCAGTGGAGCGACCTACGAAAACTCCGCGTTACCACAATCGCTCGGATCTCTGGTACCATCCCCCGACGGAATGGTACCAACATCTCCCCACATGTCGGGCGGCGCTACCGTTTCTTCCTCCGTCGACCTACAACAGCCTATCCAGGGTGCGTCAACGAGCGGCGGTGACTGGTGGAATAATAGCTTCTTCCAATCGACCGAAATTGCGCCCGCGGTCGGTAGCTGGACGCAGGCCTACGACGAAACTGTTTTGCCCGACGGCACGCACAATCATCaccctcatcatcatcatcagcagcagcagcagcagcagtactaTGGACTCGAGCAGTGTGAATATCTCAGCTAGAGCGCCGACCGACGTCGCCGGACGCGGTCCTGTTGAATGCGTTATTCGTTTCCGTTATCTTCAAGACTCTGTTGATCTTTAAAACAACCACCAGTGCAGGGTAGGCCAATACACCACCCAAAAAGCCGTTCGAGGATGTACCGATCTATTCATTTTGCGCTAGATGTTAAGCACACTAGAGTTAAGCGTCGCGGAACTGAGAGAAACACACAAATCAAAGTACCAAGGTAGTTGTGGTAGGAtaattgtagtttttttttttgttttgcgtaaacataaatatttttttaacctaTAAATACTGTTCACCACCAACTAACGGCGATAGGCAGATATTGTTTAGTTCTTACTTATTCTAAGGCAACCAGAAGGCTCGAGTCATAGAGTGAGACTAGATAAATGAAGTAGGATGAGATAGGGTAAGCTTTCCGAACTGCCTAATTACTGTgtaaagtttgttttgttaaaacaGTTCTAGTCACTGGGATTCGATTATATTTGTGAAAAGGTAAATAAAGCTGAAAACTAAGACAAACATTACCTGAAGGTCATTAcgtatgtaatttttttttcgtacggGGTCAGTTTTAAACCCACTTTTAGATCGTTTCCTGTCCGAAAACTGCTGTTGCACCTATTTATTACCATTTGAAACTTAAAACACCGTGTTTTCACTCGATATCGATACAAAGTTGTTCAATTATAAAGTAGTCTTATTGTGATGCACCATTTGGATTTTGAAATCCATACGTAACATTGACAAAATATCATGTTTCCCACCTATTCAAACtgtatcttttttatttttatttttattagatttttACTGGTACAAAACTTTCCACACCACTTTCTCCTTCCACCACTCGCTGATGTACCTTTCCTTTTTGCAGCGTTCCCTCCTCGTATTGCAGAAGCGGAACCAGTAGtaaaatggcaacattttaaaatgaatgattCGTAATGAGCTTTTATTGGCCCAATTTAAAACGGTAACACCGTCCTACAATAAAAGTACATAAAAACATACGCACGCGCGTCGGAAATCTATGCAATACTCGAAAAGAGCGTGTCGTAACGGCAATTTTAACGCCACTTTCGCCAGGATCGGAAGCGTAAAAGAAAGAACCCCTGGTGAAAAGTggcaaacgaatgaaaaaaaaaactgatgcCAGAGATgttgacgaaaaaaaaaaacaacaaacataaaaaaaggacaaacTTGAGCCCAAAACAACCGACAAACGAACAGTCAGAATGGACGCGAGGAAACAACAAACTGGAATCTGGTAAAAAGAGAGGGAAACCTTTACCCAACCTTCCACCAACTTTCACCATAATCCCACGGCTTTCACACCGCGGCTGTGGTCCTTCGTCCCCCTCCGGCGCTAGGGGTTTGGAAGAGTTTGATTAATTTGATCCGTACGCCCCTGCAATTAAGTGCAACTACCAGAAACCTCGCCGGTACTGCCGGTGAACAGTTAACATACGTTAAATGAAGTGCCCGGCTTTTCACGCGGGAGAATTTCCCGAcccgaacgagaaaaaaagggtgggCCGGGAAAATTGAGCAACCACGGATACGGTTGCTGTACCGGGACTGTTGATAATCGTGGGATGTTTGCCCGAGAGGGGTCACGCCGAAGGTCGCTGGTTGGTGATGTCTGTGATGACCGATGAGAGACACGCCGAAGGGGTGGTGGTGTGAGAAGTCTGTGGGCGAAATTGTGCAAAAACAGACACATGAAAACCCCCTTAGGCCCACTGTGTACGCCTTTTGGCAGCCTTCTGTTGAGCTTCCTTTTCGTTCGTGGACATTTGACGACCAACTTTTCCCGTCACCAGCGCATGGagtggaaatgaaacgtttgaAATCGAACGCCAACAAGGCCCCGGTTGCGGCAATCCATGGAAAATGAGGGTAGTGCCAGTGACGGATGGAAGCAAAAGGGCTGGAAATATGTCATTtatcaaaacaatatttatatttCTATTATGACACACTCGAGAAAGCCACCGACCGCAGGGTGGAAAAGCAAACCCTCCGAGGGCCCGATACGGCCGGAAACCGGCTCTCGTAGACAGTAATCGAAACCGGAGCGCGCGTGTTCCGGGTACCGTTTCAATTCATTTACTATTTTTGGCACAAATCAGAAACCCATCGAACATCCCCGTTATGTTGGATGTTGTGTTGAGCCCGTCTGTGTATAAATCGGAAAAGGGAtgaggacgaaaaaaaaactaatttgaATACAAATCTATTTTTTGTACAACCAATTTGAACTCGAAACCATCCGATGGAAACGTGCCGTGTTTGCGAGCGCCTTTTAGCGACGTTTAAAAGTCGCATTAATCACCGTGATTTGCATACATTAGCGTGTGCACTGCGAGTGTATTGAATATTTTCCGCACTTTTCAACCCGATGAAGTAGAGCAGAACGTGTCCTTCGAGTGGCTCCGCTCGTGAACCGGGGTGAGATTCGATTACCGAACGGACAATCGAACGCGTGCcttccgaaaaagaaaagctgccTAATAACGGTTTAGCCCGGgaggaaagatgaaaaatcgCCCAGCTCGGAAAGTGTTTGGAGTGCGTGCATAATTAAAAGAGCAAATATATCATCCCCGTGTCAATGCGAGGTTTACATGTGTTATGCAAATTAGCAAAAACTCGCCGAGCCCTACTGGAAGTGCGTAAAAAGGACCTTCGGGAAAGCGCTCCCTTCTACAGATACAGCCTGTTGGCCAGCCTTCCCATTGTCCAGGGTACCGAAGGGAATGTGCAAATCCGCCAATCAAGGGAACGAAAATCGTACACACACAAAGGCACACatgataaaaagaaataagagaaaacagcaacaatTCATTTTTCTGACAGAAATGGGAAATAATTGCTCAATTGCAAAACGGTCGCTAATGAATCGCTAAAAATGTTGCGCCGGCCTGAAAGACGCTTTGCGATGTTGGACAGTTGGCATATCGGCTTTGGGTGTGGAGAGTTTTCCTAGGGGTGCATCACACACGACAACACATTTTCCttgctttttccttttatgCAATAGTTTAACAAACGGTATTAAAATatgatattttcaaattttttgatAATTGTGGATAgcttaaaaacattttaagatTATATTAAACAATAAGGAAGCATTGTAGCAAGGTTATATAAATTTGCCAAATGTTCTGAAAAGGCAAGCACAAGCATCAAATTCAtatcaaaatatttcaattcaccaatgaaaaataaaaaccacaccAAGAAAACTCTTAACTCGTATGTAAAA encodes:
- the LOC131293193 gene encoding transcription factor glial cells missing-like, whose protein sequence is MVIVQSNVISSNGVGGAQLPNIDWDINDPSVPIVTEADYEPFNEWSDGHCRAIYRPTSEEAKRHSSGWAMRNTNNHNVNILKKSCLGVLVCSARCKLPNGGQIHLRPAICDKARRKQQGKACPNRTCIGGILEILPCRGHCGYPVTHFWRHTPHAIFFQAKGVHDHPRPEAKSSGETRRVLGLGRRERVLRTVQSKMNKINGIKQSKKSTKQMYTITKTTSYSSISSNEIGKSPDSSFDEGGYQMEYLNGSSVPGGCSYNSGQHAAAPTSTTQPLHQQSQTHQYPQNVDYSQNCFYDNSNFIHPEEIFQLDQPLRPVAGVGGKYQPHQQQHNHHSLGSPPVTSIFDMDGGDHQPHQNGTLYYGADVSAGRYFDCVKYESSTDTDTASLTSSGCSSVLDDIAYYGAGGPQVDYQSGSNNNTLAQLDMNKLGLRACDGINSFFISQSSCVSPTTNERKTVAPTPPAGSTVPGPAQLDAYGGSPPAGVCMGYENYSASSSPNSSHLYTASGATYENSALPQSLGSLVPSPDGMVPTSPHMSGGATVSSSVDLQQPIQGASTSGGDWWNNSFFQSTEIAPAVGSWTQAYDETVLPDGTHNHHPHHHHQQQQQQQYYGLEQCEYLS